A genomic segment from Spinacia oleracea cultivar Varoflay chromosome 3, BTI_SOV_V1, whole genome shotgun sequence encodes:
- the LOC110778472 gene encoding phosphatidylinositol 3,4,5-trisphosphate 3-phosphatase and protein-tyrosine-phosphatase PTEN2A, protein METTDPSPPPLEKSSDVQSSALTGTGGQGNPANSSPSTSSINSLAKSLNISQASGEVVGESQTGGARSTFARLTSGLGLRLPASNPVADRDAPKDTAAGRAGVFDSLTKGFVDSSRSAVKAVQAKARHMVSQNKRRYQEGGFDLDLTYITENIIAMGFPAGDISSGLFGYVEGLYRNHMDEVIRFFETHHQGKYKVYNLCSERLYDASLFEGKAASFPFEDHNCPPIHLISLFCQSAYTWLKADVDNVVVVHCKAGLGRTGLMISSLLLYLKFCPTADESIDLFNRKRCVDGKGLVLPSQIRYVKYFERILKDYNGDNPTGRKYMLRGFRLHKCPYWIRPSITISDHNGILFTTKKHSKTKDLLPEDFWMNSSRKGIVVFALPGEPGLTELAGDFKIHFQDRHGDFYCWFNTTMVENKIIINSDDLDGFDKRKLPSPTFQVEIVMIDYDGTLPKKPNTDQVKTRLDPSSEHSSSSNNNGGVVIQNTEKSSEKEDKDDVFSDSDGEEGGSTRTNQVQASAAETVSNNQVSVNNTEPAQNRSSNSDDGVGKSASTVEAPKSGSSITNDFKAIAADASVFSFGDEDSESE, encoded by the exons ATGGAAACTACAGATCCTTCGCCGCCACCATTGGAGAAAAGTTCAGATGTTCAATCTTCTGCTCTTACCGGCACTGGTGGACAAGGCAATCCTGCAAATTCCTCCCCATCTACCTCTAGTATAAATTCTTTGGCCAAAAGCCTGAATATATCACAGGCTTCAGGGGAGGTTGTGGGAGAATCACAAACTGGTGGTGCAAGATCAACATTTGCACGTTTAACAAGTGGGCTTGGATTGCGTTTACCGGCATCAAATCCTGTTGCTGACAGAGATGCTCCAAAAGATACAGCCGCTGGCCGAGCTGGTGTTTTTGATTCATTGACAAAAGGGTTTGTTGATTCATCTCGCAGTGCTGTAAAGGCTGTACAGGCCAAAGCACGTCATATGGTCTCGCAAAATAAGCGGAGGTACCAG GAAGGAGGATTTGATCTGGATTTGACGTACATCACGGAGAATATTATAGCTATGGGATTCCCTGCTGGTGACATCAGTTCTGGACTTTTTGGATATGTCGAG GGGCTCTACAGAAACCATATGGATGAGGTGATTAGGTTTTTTGAGACTCACCATCAG GGCAAATACAAAGTCTATAATCTTTGTTCAGAGAGGCTATATGATGCATCACTTTTCGAGGGGAAG GCTGCATCGTTCCCATTTGAAGACCATAACTGTCCGCCTATTCACCTCATCTCCTTGTTTTGTCAAAGTGCCTATACATGGTTGAAGGCGGATGTTGATAACGTAGTTGTAGTTCACTGTAAAGCTGGTTTGGGGAGAACAGGACTAATGATTTCTAGTCTACTTCTGTATCTAAAG TTTTGCCCAACAGCAGATGAATCTATTGACTTGTTCAATCGGAAAAGATGTGTAGATGGAAAGGGTCTTGTACTTCCAAGTCAGATT AGATACGTCAAATATTTCGAGCGCATCTTGAAGGACTATAATGGTGATAATCCTACTGGACGCAA GTATATGCTCAGAGGATTTCGACTTCACAAGTGCCCTTATTGGATTAGGCCATCAATTACCATCTCCGACCACAACG GGATTCTTTTCACCACAAAAAAACATTCAAAGACCAAGGATCTGCTG CCCGAAGATTTTTGGATGAACTCTTCTAGGAAGGGGATAGTGGTGTTTGCTTTACCAGGAGAGCCGGGTCTGACAGAGTTGGCAGGTGACTTTAAAATTCACTTTCAAGATCGGCATGGAGATTTCTACTG TTGGTTTAATACAACAATGGTGGAGAACAAAATAATCATAAATAGCGATGATCTTGATGGTTTTGACAAG AGAAAGCTTCCTTCACCTACATTCCAGGTGGAGATAGTGATGATTGATTACGATGGCACACTTCCAAAAAAGCCGAACACTGATCAGGTAAAAACAAGGCTTGATCCGAGCTCAGAACACTCTTCATCCAGCAACAACAATGGTGGTGTTGTCATACAAAATACAGAGAAATCATCTGAAAAAGAAGACAAAGATGATGTATTCTCTGACAGTGATGGAGAAGAAGGTGGATCAACCAGAACTAACCAGGTTCAAGCTTCTGCAGCTGAAACTGTTTCCAATAATCAAGTTTCTGTCAACAATACAGAACCAGCTCAAAATAGAAGCAGTAACTCTGATGATGGAGTTGGAAAATCTGCATCAACTGTTGAAGCACCAAAGTCAGGTTCATCTATCACTAATGATTTCAAGGCCATTGCAGCTGATGCTTCTGTTTTCAGTTTTGGGGATGAAGACTCTGAAAGTGAATAA
- the LOC110778473 gene encoding small RNA degrading nuclease 1, which produces MDRELAIAPKDVLVQIVKLSQKNGMEGDKGGWKDFLKVYDKKFGASMSDPARRTPEVLRTFLDTFKKEEHLKFFAKVLTCHSNRDLVKQVAKSEDTESPVQKLVRLTLDHPQYPIEYSFPSYEQDWIVSKLGKKSKVATSDTLLAVDCEMVLCEDGTEALVKICVVDQDLEVKLHEFVNPNKAVADYRTQITGVSAKDLDGITCSLADIQKKLKKLLSQGAILVGHSLSNDLKALKVDHPRVIDTSFVFKLGDESTNRRPSLNNLCKFVLGYELRKKDSPHNCVDDACAAMKLVLAKMKPGSDEAIPVAQDEVPDSETAKLLIHRIPKDHPSEELCQVIPGDFTIEIQARKKVRGDKYSAIATFKSPREALNTYNNLEGIEEKDSSGRSQKPVSVQFKDGSTAIVCVRKMTPDNPVVKSSAKRPCPTDAPVDESKRLKTAQISESPDQNLCVDDDHVKEIDRLKDLLSQRDQEISSLHKIIAALTRKHGL; this is translated from the exons ATGGACCGTGAGCTCGCCATTGCACCTAAAGAT GTTCTGGTTCAAATTGTTAAGTTGTCGCAAAAGAATGGAATGGAGGGTGATAAAGGAGGCTGGAAGGATTTTCTGAAAGTTTATGATAAAAAATTTGGTGCGAGCATGAGCGATCCAGCTAGAAGGACCCCGGAAGTTTTACGCACTTTTTTGGATACATTCAAGAAAGAGGAACACTTAAAG TTCTTTGCTAAAGTTTTGACATGTCACTCAAATCGTGACCTGGTGAAACAAGTAGCAAAGTCGGAAGACACTGAATCACCTGTACAG AAGTTGGTTCGTTTGACCCTTGATCATCCACAGTATCCAATTGAGTATTCATTTCCGTCATATGAGCAG GACTGGATTGTTTCTAAACTTGGTAAGAAGTCCAAGGTGGCAACATCAGATACATTGCTGGCTGTTGATTGTGAGATGGTTCTCTGTGAGGATGGAACTGAAGCCTTGGTTAAAATATGTGTAGTAGATCAGGATTTAGAG GTTAAACTCCATGAGTTTGTTAATCCTAATAAAGCAGTAGCAGATTATAGGACACAAATAACTGGTGTTTCTGCTAAAGATTTGGATGGAATCACTTGTTCCCTTGCAGATATACAG AAAAAGTTGAAGAAGCTGTTATCCcaaggtgctattttagttgggCATAGTCTCAGTAATGACCTAAAAG CACTGAAGGTAGATCATCCAAGAGTCATTGACACTTCTTTTGTCTTCAAGCTTGGAGACGAATCTACGAATAGAAGACCTTCCTTAAATAATTTGTGTAAG TTTGTGCTGGGTTATGAACTTCGCAAGAAGGATTCTCCACATAATTGTGTTGATGATGCATGTGCTGCTATGAAACTAGTGCTAGCGAAGATGAAACCTGGATCCGATGAAGCTATTCCTGTAGCTCAAGATGAA GTGCCGGACAGTGAAACAGCAAAGCTTCTTATACACAGAATACCAAAAGATCATCCAAGTGAAGAACTATGTCAGGTCATCCCCGGAGACTTCACCATTGAAATTCAG GCTCGTAAGAAAGTTCGAGGTGACAAGTATTCTGCTATTgctactttcaaaagtccacgGGAGGCACTAAATACGTATAATAATCTGGAAGGAATCGAAGAAAAG GACTCTTCTGGGCGGTCTCAGAAACCCGTCTCCGTTCAGTTTAAAGATGGCTCGACAGCAATAGTATGTGTTCGGAAAATGACACCTGATAATCCTGTTGTCAAAAGTTCTGCGAAACGACCATGTCCAACAGACGCACCTGTAGATGAATCAAAAAGGTTAAAAACCGCGCAAATATCTGAATCTCCAGATCAGAATCTCTGTGTCGATGATGATCACGTGAAGGAGATTGACAGATTGAAGGATTTGCTTAGCCAAAGGGATCAAGAAATTTCTAGCCTGCACAAGATTATAGCCGCTCTGACAAGGAAACACGGGCTTTAA